GGGTGGCTTGTAGTACAATCGAAGAGTGCATCACCGATTCTTTTTATCAATTATCTTGCTATCATAGATCAAGGAGGTGATGCCCGTGATAGACAGTAGTACCAAACTGGGCATCACCGCCGATGATGTGGCCTGACCGCCACGAGCGACGGTGATGCCTCGGAAAGAGTGAACCCCCTTAGCGGGGGTTCGCTCTTTCCCGGCACCCTGAATTGACAGCCGTTGGTCATATGTGCTATCCTTGCCCCAAAGGAGAATACCTATGGGCAAAATCCTCATCCGAAATGCAGATGTCATCACGCTGAACGAGCAGGGTGACATTTTACTTCGCACCGATTTGACGATCACGGGCGACCGCATCACCTCTGTCGGAAACATGCCTGCCGGATTCGTGCCCGACGAGATCATTGACGCTACCGACCACGTCTTGATGCCCGGATTCTTCAATTGTCATACCCACTCGCCCATGACTTTCGAGCGAGGCTGGGCCGAGGATCTGCCATTCGATCGCTGGCTCAACGAGAAGATCTGGGTGGCCGAATCAGCGCTGACGCCAGAGGACGTGCGCTGGGGCGCGTACCTGGCCGCCGCCGAGATGATTCGTTCGGGGACAGTGGACTTTGCTGACCACTATTTCTATATGGACGAGGTAGCCGAAGTAGTCGAGGAGGCAGGTCTCAAGGCGCTGTTGGCTTGGTGTGTATTTGGCATGGGTGCAGACAGCGAGGTCGGCACAGATCTGGAGGGCAGCATTGACTTCATCGAACGTTGGCAAGACGCGGCTCACGGACGTATCAAGACCACCTTGGGCCCTCATTCACCTTATGCCTGTCCACCAGAATTTCTTCGCACCGTGGTGGCTCGGGCCAGAGAGTTAGGCTTGGGACTGCATCTCCACGTAGCGGAATTCCCGGAGCAACGCGAAACCTCTTTAAAGAAACATGGCCTGACACCCATCGCCTATCTGGAGAAGTTAGGCGTCCTCGACGTACCAGTCATAGCCGCACATGCGATCTATGCGGATGACGAGGACCTTGCTATCCTGGCGAAGCACAAGGTGACGGTCGTGCAGTGCCCCACCACGCACATGAAATTGGGCATGGGCGTCACACGAGTGCCCGAGATGCTTGCCGCTGGTGTGAACGTAGCATTGGGCACCGACGGGCCTGCTTCGGGCAATGCCCTGGATATGCTCCGGGAAGTGCAATTGGCCGTATTATTGCAACGCCATGCCCACGCCGATCCCACGGCATTGCCCGGTGACCTCCCCTTACGCCTGGCCAGTCAGAGGGGCGCCCAGGCAATGGGCTTCACTGAAAGCGGTGTAGTTGCTCCTGGCCGCCCGGCCGATCTCATACTGCTGGATTTCCGCCATGCGCATCTGCGTCCTCGCCACAACTTACTCGCCAATGTGATCTTCGCGGCTAAGATCCCAGACATCCGCTGCGTCATCGTGGATGGCCAAATCCTCCTACGCGATGGCAAACTGACTACTTTGGACGAGGAGCGCATTTTGCACGAGGCTGAGCAGCGTGCTTTCCGCATGGTCGGACAAGAAATGCGCATTATGCGAGCCTATGAAACTTAATTTCGCCTGCCTGTGGTGGGGGAGAAAATGACTGAACAAGTGTCTGCTGAAATAATGACGCCCTGTTATTTACGACTGAGTCGCGTATGGGCGGCTGCCTCGCGAAAGAGTTCATGACACCGTGCAAAGCGGGATTGACTTTTAGTGAAAAGCGGGCTATAATCACTTACAGTTACCAAGTAGTTCATTGGCCAATAGGCCGGGGTGGGACAGCGATGCCAACTGCAACACGTTCTGATAGCCCATCACTGGCACAATTGTTGAGCGTGCTGGCTTGCACACTGGTCATCTTTTTCGTCATCTCATTCGTGGGCAAAGCAATCGAAGCCTACCAGCTCCAGCGCCAGGTGAGTTTGTTAGAGGCGCAGGTGAAGGCTTTGGAAAAAGAGGGGGCTGCCTTAGAAGATCAATTGGAATACGTGCGGAGCGACGCTTACGTCGAGAAGGTGGTTCGTGAGCAACTGAAGTGGTCTCGTCCCGGCGAGACCGTTTTCTTGCCCTTGCCGCGCTTGGCCAATAGGACCCAGGCATCCCCTCTTCCGACCACACCAGCTGGCCCGGCCTTAGTAACGACACCACAGTGGCAATCCCATTGGCCGGAATGGTGGGCCCTTCTATTTGGTAGTCGTTGAGACCGTATCTAGATCACGGTGCCGGAATCGCCCGCGATTTGACAGGGATTGGCGATTTCTGTAAAATATAGGTGCGATGCGGGGTGGAGCAGTGGCAGCTCGTTGGGCTCATAAC
This sequence is a window from Chloroflexota bacterium. Protein-coding genes within it:
- a CDS encoding septum formation initiator family protein; the encoded protein is MPTATRSDSPSLAQLLSVLACTLVIFFVISFVGKAIEAYQLQRQVSLLEAQVKALEKEGAALEDQLEYVRSDAYVEKVVREQLKWSRPGETVFLPLPRLANRTQASPLPTTPAGPALVTTPQWQSHWPEWWALLFGSR
- a CDS encoding amidohydrolase; the protein is MGKILIRNADVITLNEQGDILLRTDLTITGDRITSVGNMPAGFVPDEIIDATDHVLMPGFFNCHTHSPMTFERGWAEDLPFDRWLNEKIWVAESALTPEDVRWGAYLAAAEMIRSGTVDFADHYFYMDEVAEVVEEAGLKALLAWCVFGMGADSEVGTDLEGSIDFIERWQDAAHGRIKTTLGPHSPYACPPEFLRTVVARARELGLGLHLHVAEFPEQRETSLKKHGLTPIAYLEKLGVLDVPVIAAHAIYADDEDLAILAKHKVTVVQCPTTHMKLGMGVTRVPEMLAAGVNVALGTDGPASGNALDMLREVQLAVLLQRHAHADPTALPGDLPLRLASQRGAQAMGFTESGVVAPGRPADLILLDFRHAHLRPRHNLLANVIFAAKIPDIRCVIVDGQILLRDGKLTTLDEERILHEAEQRAFRMVGQEMRIMRAYET